A DNA window from Halomonas zincidurans B6 contains the following coding sequences:
- a CDS encoding sensor histidine kinase produces MSPVRRRRLRRLAALAGGFATVALLWWVWHWQFDNALREAQRHADTRLALYTSSLEGALERFAYLPDLLARQPLIRSALGRQPQDTLNAAMIRRINAHLARVAASSGAEAIYMMNARGLTVAASNAAREDSFIGQRYDYRPYFRQAMRGGQGEFFAVGSTTGRPGYFVSAPVTAGDVSVSVTAGETASRGASAAPPLGVVAVKVSLESLQADWRQAGEKVMLSDANGVVILSSRADWRYRYMGGLDAEALGEIRAQRQFNGTELRALGERLGDGSLLIDGNGVGKRFFTVTADSTAGGLGWRMHYLVPVRPLYARARNAVLVAGALCLALLLLGLWLRERQQRLWLREREARLMRDANERLESRVEARTRELESAQAELVQSGKLAALGTMAAGIAHELNQPLAGIRTYAASGARLLERGRPESAQDNFQRIQALSERLATLIRQLKLFARKGGAREPIDLLARLDFVLELLDERIVRQGVELELPESVQPVWVAGDSVRIEQLLTNLLRNALDALREVAAPRLSVDVALSDTRVVLTVADNGSGIDEALIGQLFDPFFTTKEVGDGLGLGLFIAYGIVQDLAGRIRAENRTGAQSGAVFIVELPRAFETRRRQPSEEDSVT; encoded by the coding sequence GTGAGTCCGGTTCGCCGACGCCGGTTGCGTCGCCTGGCGGCGCTGGCTGGCGGCTTTGCTACCGTTGCGCTGCTGTGGTGGGTCTGGCACTGGCAGTTCGACAATGCCCTGCGCGAGGCGCAGCGTCACGCCGATACCCGACTGGCGCTGTATACCAGCAGCCTCGAGGGTGCGCTCGAGCGTTTCGCCTACCTGCCCGATCTGTTGGCGCGCCAGCCGCTGATTCGCTCGGCGCTGGGCCGCCAGCCGCAGGATACTCTCAATGCAGCGATGATCCGGCGGATCAACGCGCACCTGGCGCGGGTCGCGGCAAGTTCCGGCGCCGAGGCGATCTATATGATGAACGCCCGGGGGCTGACCGTCGCGGCGAGCAATGCTGCCCGCGAGGACAGCTTCATCGGCCAGCGCTACGACTACCGGCCCTACTTTCGACAGGCCATGCGTGGCGGGCAGGGCGAATTCTTTGCCGTCGGCAGCACCACCGGCCGGCCGGGGTATTTTGTTTCGGCCCCGGTGACGGCCGGCGATGTCTCGGTCTCGGTAACGGCCGGCGAGACCGCATCTCGAGGAGCGTCCGCAGCGCCGCCGCTCGGGGTAGTCGCGGTCAAGGTCTCGCTGGAGTCGCTGCAGGCCGATTGGCGACAGGCCGGCGAGAAGGTGATGCTGAGCGATGCCAATGGCGTGGTGATTCTCTCCAGTCGCGCCGACTGGCGCTATCGCTACATGGGTGGACTGGACGCCGAGGCGCTGGGCGAGATCCGCGCCCAGCGCCAGTTCAACGGCACCGAACTGCGCGCGCTGGGCGAGCGGTTGGGCGATGGCTCGCTGTTGATCGACGGCAACGGCGTCGGCAAGCGCTTCTTCACCGTCACGGCGGACAGTACGGCTGGCGGCCTGGGCTGGCGAATGCATTATCTGGTGCCGGTACGCCCGTTGTATGCCAGGGCGCGCAATGCGGTGCTGGTCGCCGGGGCGCTGTGCCTGGCCTTGCTGCTGCTGGGACTCTGGCTGCGCGAGCGCCAGCAACGTCTGTGGCTGCGCGAGCGCGAGGCGCGGCTGATGCGCGACGCCAACGAGCGCCTGGAGAGCCGTGTCGAGGCGCGCACCCGCGAGCTGGAATCGGCCCAGGCCGAGCTGGTCCAGTCCGGCAAGCTGGCGGCGCTGGGCACCATGGCGGCGGGCATCGCCCATGAGCTCAACCAGCCGCTGGCCGGCATCCGCACCTATGCGGCGAGCGGCGCGCGGCTGCTCGAGCGCGGCCGGCCCGAGTCGGCGCAGGACAACTTCCAGCGCATCCAGGCGCTGTCCGAACGGCTCGCCACGCTGATCCGCCAACTCAAGCTGTTCGCCCGAAAGGGCGGCGCCCGCGAGCCGATCGACCTGCTAGCGCGGCTCGACTTCGTGCTCGAGCTGCTCGACGAGCGCATCGTGCGACAGGGGGTCGAGCTCGAGCTGCCCGAAAGCGTGCAGCCGGTCTGGGTGGCCGGCGACAGCGTGCGCATCGAACAGCTGCTCACCAACCTGCTGCGCAACGCCCTGGACGCCCTGCGCGAAGTCGCCGCGCCGCGACTGAGCGTGGACGTGGCGCTGAGCGACACGCGGGTGGTGCTGACGGTCGCCGACAACGGGTCGGGGATCGACGAGGCATTGATCGGGCAGCTCTTCGACCCGTTCTTCACCACCAAGGAGGTCGGCGACGGGCTGGGGCTCGGGCTGTTCATCGCCTACGGCATCGTGCAGGATCTCGCTGGACGCATCCGCGCCGAGAATCGCACTGGTGCGCAGAGCGGCGCGGTCTTCATCGTCGAATTGCCGCGTGCCTTCGAGACCCGACGCCGCCAACCCAGCGAGGAGGATTCCGTGACATGA
- a CDS encoding sigma-54-dependent transcriptional regulator, producing MSELPVWLVDDDPGVRESLSQWFELGELAVRSFASGEAVLAALDAGEPCGALISDVKMPGLDGLSLLRAVQALDDEVPVLLITGHGDVPMAVGAMRQGAWDFIEKPYEPERLEEQVRRALERRRLSQENRRLRQALRQGGLAARLIGEAPGMQRLRDELANLAPTRANVLVFGETGSGKEVVARCLHEFGPGQAAPFVALNCGAIAPELFESELFGHEKGAFTGALETRVGKLEHASGGTLFLDEIESMPLTAQVKLLRALQEGEVTRLGSNRVIALDLRVVAASKSDLLALASERAFREDLYYRLAIAELTIPPLRERREDIALLFAHFCRQAAEVHQRPLREMDSELFAALSRHAWPGNLRELRNAATRHTLGLDIPQLTPQPGDVPREAAGGSLNDQVAAFEASLLRAALAHHQGNIQAVLDELDLPRRTLNQKMHKYRLRRDAFV from the coding sequence ATGAGCGAACTGCCGGTCTGGCTGGTCGACGACGACCCCGGCGTGCGCGAGTCGCTGAGCCAGTGGTTCGAGCTCGGCGAGCTGGCGGTGAGGAGTTTTGCCAGCGGTGAGGCGGTGCTTGCCGCGCTCGATGCCGGCGAGCCCTGCGGGGCGCTGATCTCGGACGTCAAGATGCCCGGGCTCGATGGTCTGAGCCTGTTGCGCGCTGTCCAGGCGCTCGACGACGAGGTGCCGGTGCTGCTGATCACCGGGCATGGCGACGTGCCCATGGCGGTGGGTGCCATGCGCCAGGGCGCCTGGGACTTCATCGAGAAACCCTACGAGCCCGAGCGCCTCGAGGAGCAGGTGCGCCGCGCCCTCGAACGCCGCCGCCTGAGCCAGGAAAACCGCCGCTTGCGCCAGGCGCTGCGCCAGGGCGGGCTGGCTGCGCGGCTGATCGGCGAAGCGCCGGGCATGCAGCGGCTGCGCGACGAGCTCGCCAATCTCGCGCCGACTCGCGCCAATGTGCTGGTGTTCGGCGAGACCGGCAGCGGCAAGGAGGTGGTAGCGCGCTGTCTGCACGAATTTGGCCCCGGCCAGGCGGCGCCGTTCGTGGCGCTGAACTGCGGGGCGATCGCGCCGGAGCTGTTCGAGTCGGAACTGTTCGGCCACGAAAAGGGCGCCTTCACCGGCGCGCTCGAGACCCGGGTCGGCAAGCTCGAGCATGCCAGCGGCGGCACGCTGTTTCTCGACGAGATCGAGTCGATGCCGTTGACCGCCCAGGTCAAGCTGCTGCGCGCGTTGCAGGAGGGCGAAGTCACCCGGCTGGGCAGCAATCGGGTGATCGCGCTCGATCTGAGGGTGGTGGCGGCGAGCAAGAGCGACCTGCTGGCGCTGGCGAGCGAGAGGGCGTTCCGCGAGGACCTGTACTACCGGCTGGCGATCGCCGAGCTGACGATTCCGCCGCTGCGCGAACGCCGCGAGGACATTGCGTTGCTGTTCGCGCATTTCTGCCGCCAGGCCGCCGAGGTGCATCAGCGACCGCTGCGCGAAATGGACAGCGAGCTGTTCGCCGCGCTCAGCCGTCACGCCTGGCCAGGCAATTTGCGCGAGCTGCGCAACGCCGCCACCCGTCACACCCTGGGGCTGGATATCCCGCAACTGACGCCGCAGCCGGGCGACGTCCCACGCGAGGCGGCCGGCGGTTCGCTCAACGATCAGGTCGCGGCCTTCGAGGCCTCGCTGCTGCGCGCCGCGCTGGCGCACCATCAGGGCAATATCCAGGCGGTGCTCGATGAACTGGACCTGCCGCGGCGCACTCTCAATCAGAAAATGCACAAGTACCGCCTGCGCCGTGACGCCTTCGTCTGA
- a CDS encoding HIT domain-containing protein yields MNDFSLHERLAADTHVIVDLALCRVLLMNDARFPWLILVPRRAGIVEVGDLDADDQARLWQEATRLGSALKAALDGDKLNLAILGNQVPQLHFHVIVRYRGDAAWPGPVWGVGTPEPYATSELDARCRLIMPLINALETR; encoded by the coding sequence ATGAACGATTTCTCCCTGCACGAGCGGCTGGCCGCCGACACCCACGTCATCGTCGACCTGGCGCTGTGCCGGGTGCTGTTGATGAACGACGCCCGCTTCCCCTGGCTGATCCTGGTACCGCGTCGCGCCGGGATCGTCGAGGTCGGCGATCTCGACGCCGACGACCAGGCCCGGCTGTGGCAAGAAGCGACCCGGTTGGGCAGCGCGCTCAAGGCCGCGCTGGACGGCGACAAGCTCAACCTGGCCATACTGGGCAACCAGGTGCCCCAGCTGCATTTCCACGTCATCGTCCGCTACCGCGGCGACGCCGCCTGGCCGGGCCCGGTGTGGGGGGTGGGCACGCCCGAGCCTTATGCCACGAGCGAACTCGACGCGCGTTGCCGGCTGATCATGCCATTGATCAACGCGCTCGAGACCCGCTAG
- a CDS encoding TAXI family TRAP transporter solute-binding subunit: MHKRQFLKSALTLASAAALGISASSAFAQDDSRQYIMGTATTGGTYYPVGVALSTLVKVKLEPSTGISVSAISSAGSGENLKLMDENQAQFGILQGLYGAYAWNGTGPVPKAYKNLRSVSMLWQNVEHFVVNNEMAESGTIADMTNLYGEPFSIGARNSGTEGSGRYILGQLGIEPDKMDIAYLGYGPSADALQNGTIQGMNIPAGVPASAVTRAYANAGEDITTLNFTDEQLKQVNSEFDLWTPYEIPADTYPNQSEPINTIAQPNILAVRADVPADDVYAITKTMYENLPFLQNIHPATKAMALEKAIAGLPMPLHEGAARYFREQGLEIPERLQPVPAE, translated from the coding sequence ATGCACAAGCGTCAGTTCCTAAAGTCTGCATTGACCCTGGCCAGCGCCGCGGCATTGGGCATTTCCGCCTCGTCGGCCTTCGCGCAGGATGACTCCCGCCAGTATATCATGGGCACCGCGACCACCGGCGGCACCTACTATCCGGTGGGCGTGGCGCTGTCGACGCTGGTCAAGGTCAAGCTCGAGCCCAGCACCGGGATCTCGGTGTCGGCGATCAGTTCCGCCGGCTCCGGCGAGAACCTCAAGCTGATGGACGAGAATCAGGCCCAGTTCGGCATCCTGCAGGGCTTGTACGGCGCCTATGCCTGGAACGGCACCGGCCCGGTGCCCAAGGCGTACAAGAACCTGCGCAGCGTGTCGATGCTGTGGCAGAACGTCGAACACTTCGTGGTCAACAACGAAATGGCCGAGTCGGGCACCATCGCGGACATGACCAACCTGTACGGCGAGCCGTTCTCGATCGGCGCGCGCAACTCGGGCACCGAAGGCTCCGGGCGCTACATCCTCGGCCAGTTGGGCATCGAGCCGGACAAGATGGACATTGCCTACCTGGGCTACGGGCCCAGCGCCGACGCCCTGCAGAACGGCACCATCCAGGGCATGAACATTCCCGCCGGCGTGCCGGCCTCGGCGGTGACCCGGGCCTATGCCAACGCGGGCGAGGACATCACCACGCTGAACTTCACCGACGAGCAGCTCAAGCAGGTCAACAGCGAGTTCGACCTGTGGACGCCCTACGAGATACCGGCCGATACCTATCCCAACCAGTCCGAGCCGATCAACACCATCGCCCAGCCCAACATTCTGGCGGTGCGTGCCGATGTGCCGGCCGATGACGTCTATGCCATCACCAAGACGATGTACGAGAACCTGCCGTTCTTGCAGAACATCCATCCGGCCACCAAGGCCATGGCGCTGGAAAAGGCCATCGCCGGTCTGCCGATGCCGCTGCATGAAGGCGCGGCGCGTTACTTCAGGGAGCAGGGCCTGGAAATTCCCGAGCGCCTGCAGCCGGTCCCGGCCGAGTAA
- a CDS encoding TRAP transporter permease, which produces MSDPIIEQVRDEDASAAEDRLQHPWLGRFLFGFAIVTALVHLYFNTFSTISTLWTSAMHFGFFGVLCALSVPMARPEGAGAKRLVLGVDVILALATAGCVIYLMAFEDALYARGVTFIASDWVASIAAVVLVLEFARRTTGWFIPVLCIIALTYVAWWGQYVDGIFNFPGLSWETVLFRSYLGGQGMLGSIARISWSYVFMFIMFGAFLVKSGAGDFIIDLARCAAGRFVGGPGFVAVFSSGLMGSVSGSAVANTVSTGVITIPLMRKAGFPARFSAGVEAAASTGGQLMPPVMGAGAFIMASYTQVSYLTIIGVAALPALLYFLSVAMFVRIEAKRSNAQHLADPDAPGIVEVLKTGWHFLLPLVVLVWALIYGFTPTYAAGIAIASVIVASWLSKQPMGPKRVIEALVLGTRNMITTAILLITVGLIVNVVSTTGIGNTFSLMITDWAGGSLLVTIVLIAIASLILGMGLPVTASYIVLATLSAPALYNLMANAQLLDLLVAGDLPEQAKAVFMIAAPDQLQALASPMSMAEAQALLAKVPDTFSSQLYEQALSPQFLTMSLVAAHMVIFWLSQDSNVTPPVCLTAFAAAAIAGTPQMRTGLTAWKLAKGLYIVPLLFVWSPLITGTPLEMVTVFVMALFGVYAIIAGLEGYLEHELSWWLRLLMFPIGALMLWPHGMLSVDLLGVAIFVAVLIWSARQGAGPARPAATQG; this is translated from the coding sequence GTGAGCGATCCCATCATCGAACAGGTCCGCGACGAGGACGCCAGCGCAGCCGAGGATCGCCTGCAGCATCCCTGGCTGGGGCGCTTTCTGTTTGGCTTTGCCATCGTCACGGCCCTGGTGCACCTGTATTTCAATACGTTCTCGACCATTTCCACGCTGTGGACGAGCGCCATGCATTTCGGCTTCTTCGGCGTGTTGTGCGCCCTGTCGGTGCCCATGGCGCGGCCGGAGGGTGCCGGCGCCAAGCGCCTGGTGCTGGGTGTCGACGTCATTCTGGCCCTGGCGACGGCGGGTTGCGTCATCTACCTGATGGCTTTCGAGGATGCCCTTTACGCGCGGGGTGTGACCTTCATCGCCTCGGATTGGGTGGCTTCGATCGCCGCCGTGGTACTGGTCCTCGAGTTCGCCCGGCGCACCACCGGCTGGTTCATCCCGGTACTGTGCATCATCGCGCTGACCTACGTCGCCTGGTGGGGGCAGTATGTCGACGGTATCTTCAACTTTCCCGGCCTGAGCTGGGAGACGGTGCTGTTTCGTAGTTACCTAGGCGGCCAGGGCATGCTGGGCTCGATCGCCCGCATCTCCTGGTCGTACGTGTTCATGTTCATCATGTTCGGCGCGTTTCTGGTCAAGTCCGGCGCCGGCGACTTCATCATCGACCTGGCGCGCTGCGCCGCCGGTCGCTTCGTCGGCGGGCCGGGCTTCGTCGCGGTGTTCTCCTCGGGACTGATGGGCTCGGTGTCCGGCTCGGCGGTGGCCAATACCGTGTCCACCGGGGTGATCACCATCCCCTTGATGCGCAAGGCCGGTTTCCCGGCGCGCTTTTCCGCCGGCGTCGAGGCCGCCGCTTCCACCGGAGGGCAGCTGATGCCGCCGGTGATGGGCGCGGGGGCGTTCATCATGGCCTCCTACACCCAGGTGTCGTACCTGACCATCATCGGTGTCGCCGCGCTGCCGGCGCTGCTCTACTTCCTGTCGGTGGCGATGTTCGTGCGCATCGAGGCCAAGCGCAGCAACGCCCAGCATCTCGCCGACCCGGATGCCCCGGGGATCGTCGAGGTGCTCAAGACGGGCTGGCATTTCCTGCTGCCGCTGGTGGTGCTGGTGTGGGCGCTGATCTACGGTTTCACCCCGACCTATGCCGCGGGCATCGCGATCGCCTCGGTGATCGTGGCGTCGTGGCTGTCCAAACAGCCGATGGGGCCGAAGAGGGTCATCGAGGCGCTGGTGCTGGGGACCCGCAACATGATCACCACGGCGATCCTGCTGATTACCGTGGGGCTGATCGTCAACGTGGTCTCGACCACCGGCATCGGCAACACCTTCTCGCTGATGATCACCGACTGGGCCGGCGGCAGCCTGCTGGTGACCATCGTGCTGATCGCCATCGCCTCGCTGATCCTGGGCATGGGGCTGCCGGTCACCGCCTCGTACATCGTCCTGGCGACGCTGTCGGCGCCAGCGCTCTACAATCTGATGGCGAATGCGCAGTTGCTCGATCTGCTGGTGGCCGGCGACCTGCCGGAACAGGCCAAGGCGGTGTTCATGATCGCCGCACCCGACCAGCTGCAGGCGCTGGCGAGTCCGATGAGCATGGCCGAGGCCCAGGCGCTGCTGGCGAAGGTCCCCGACACCTTCTCGAGCCAGCTCTACGAGCAGGCGCTGTCGCCGCAATTCCTGACCATGTCGCTGGTCGCCGCGCACATGGTGATCTTCTGGCTGTCGCAGGATTCCAACGTCACCCCGCCGGTCTGCCTGACCGCCTTCGCCGCGGCGGCGATCGCTGGCACGCCGCAGATGCGCACCGGCCTGACCGCCTGGAAACTCGCCAAGGGGCTGTATATCGTGCCGCTGCTGTTCGTGTGGTCGCCGTTGATCACCGGTACGCCGCTGGAAATGGTCACGGTGTTCGTGATGGCGCTGTTCGGCGTCTACGCGATCATCGCCGGGCTGGAGGGCTATCTGGAGCACGAGCTGTCCTGGTGGCTGCGCCTGCTGATGTTCCCGATCGGCGCGCTGATGCTGTGGCCGCACGGCATGCTCAGCGTCGACCTGCTCGGGGTGGCGATCTTCGTCGCGGTGCTGATATGGAGCGCGCGTCAGGGGGCTGGACCGGCGCGGCCCGCAGCCACTCAGGGTTGA
- a CDS encoding sulfite exporter TauE/SafE family protein, whose product MGWLDGVMLVAFGAVAGFINVLAAGGSMLTLPLLMLLGLPPQVANGTNRVSIVLQSVSAVGSFRRAGAGDLGVSLRLSLPAVAGALLGAWLALLVSDAIFQGVLIAAMALASLMMLLPQPRLATQTLTPARITPTVHLAMFVIGLYGGFIQVGVGVLFIAVLYRLLRIDLAQVNVFKVFIILVYTLPALAVFVLNGQVRWGYGLLLALGSMSGAWLAVRVNMGPRGALWVKWLTLAVIVAIILRLAFF is encoded by the coding sequence ATGGGTTGGCTTGATGGAGTGATGCTGGTGGCATTCGGCGCTGTCGCCGGCTTCATCAACGTGCTGGCGGCCGGGGGCTCGATGCTGACCCTGCCGCTGCTGATGCTGCTGGGTTTGCCGCCGCAGGTCGCCAACGGCACCAACCGGGTGAGCATCGTGCTGCAGAGCGTCAGCGCGGTGGGCAGTTTCCGGCGTGCCGGCGCGGGCGATCTGGGCGTCAGCCTGCGCTTGTCGCTGCCGGCGGTGGCTGGCGCGCTGCTGGGCGCCTGGCTGGCCCTGCTGGTCTCCGATGCGATCTTTCAGGGCGTACTGATCGCAGCGATGGCGCTGGCCTCGCTGATGATGCTGCTGCCTCAGCCGCGGCTCGCCACGCAGACCTTGACCCCAGCGCGGATCACCCCGACGGTCCATCTGGCGATGTTCGTCATCGGCCTGTACGGCGGTTTCATCCAGGTCGGCGTGGGGGTGCTGTTCATCGCCGTGCTGTATCGGTTGCTCAGGATCGACCTGGCCCAGGTCAACGTCTTCAAGGTCTTCATCATTTTAGTCTATACCCTGCCGGCGCTGGCAGTGTTCGTGCTCAACGGGCAGGTGCGCTGGGGTTACGGCTTGCTGCTGGCGCTGGGCAGCATGAGCGGCGCCTGGCTGGCGGTGCGGGTCAACATGGGGCCGCGCGGCGCGCTGTGGGTCAAGTGGCTGACGCTGGCGGTGATTGTGGCGATCATCCTGCGGCTGGCATTTTTCTGA
- a CDS encoding entericidin A/B family lipoprotein, whose translation MKGSLRMAALLLLVALAGCNTMEGLGKDVKKVGSEIEQAAG comes from the coding sequence ATGAAAGGCTCATTGAGGATGGCGGCATTGTTGCTGCTGGTTGCGCTGGCCGGCTGCAACACCATGGAAGGGCTGGGCAAGGACGTCAAAAAGGTCGGCTCGGAAATCGAACAGGCTGCCGGCTGA
- a CDS encoding entericidin A/B family lipoprotein, whose translation MKKLTAMMFLMLMAAGTLAGCNTLEGAGEDIEQGGEEIQEEAS comes from the coding sequence ATGAAGAAACTGACAGCGATGATGTTCCTGATGCTGATGGCTGCCGGTACCCTGGCAGGCTGCAACACCCTGGAAGGGGCTGGTGAAGATATCGAGCAGGGCGGCGAAGAGATTCAGGAAGAAGCCTCCTGA
- a CDS encoding ABC transporter permease, whose protein sequence is MNRASLFVPATPRDWLLPILATLLVVLTLFMEELEPLFAAAFPELDKAIYQRESFLQLTLDHLGLVLVSSLISIGIGATAGLFVTRAAGREFEPMVSSLAAIGQTFPPAAVLAIVVPLAGFGFVPTIVALSLYGLLPVVQNTIAGLGSVPPTTLEAARGTGMSAWQILWRVELPLAMRVIIAGVRVSVIINIGTATIGSTVGAQSLGTPIIAGLVGGNIAYVIQGAVLVGLLAIVSDLLFERLERRFRFGG, encoded by the coding sequence ATGAATCGCGCAAGCCTCTTCGTGCCCGCCACGCCGCGCGATTGGCTGCTGCCGATCCTCGCCACGCTGCTCGTCGTCCTGACCTTGTTCATGGAGGAGCTCGAGCCGCTGTTCGCGGCCGCCTTCCCGGAGCTTGACAAGGCCATCTACCAGCGCGAGAGCTTTCTGCAGCTGACCCTCGACCATCTTGGCCTGGTGCTGGTGTCATCACTGATATCGATCGGTATCGGCGCCACGGCGGGGCTGTTCGTGACCCGTGCGGCAGGCCGCGAGTTCGAGCCGATGGTGTCGTCGCTGGCGGCGATCGGTCAGACATTTCCCCCTGCGGCGGTGCTGGCGATCGTGGTGCCGCTGGCCGGCTTCGGCTTCGTGCCGACCATCGTTGCGCTGTCGCTCTACGGCTTGCTGCCGGTGGTCCAGAACACCATCGCCGGGCTCGGCTCGGTGCCGCCCACCACGCTGGAAGCCGCACGCGGCACCGGCATGAGCGCCTGGCAGATTCTCTGGCGGGTCGAGCTGCCGCTGGCCATGCGAGTGATCATCGCCGGCGTCCGGGTCTCGGTGATCATCAATATCGGCACCGCGACCATCGGTTCGACGGTGGGTGCGCAGAGCCTCGGCACGCCGATCATCGCCGGGTTGGTCGGCGGCAATATCGCCTACGTGATTCAGGGGGCGGTGCTGGTAGGGTTGCTGGCGATCGTCAGCGATCTGCTGTTCGAACGTCTGGAACGGCGTTTTCGCTTCGGTGGTTGA
- a CDS encoding ABC transporter ATP-binding protein yields MIELQGLTKTYAGKNVVDDISLRVESGEFGVLIGPSGCGKSTTLRMINQLIPMSRGRILLGDEDVSRLKPEQLRRRMGYAIQSIGLFPHWTVAENIAVVPNLLKWPRSRIDARIDELMNLFHLAAGEYRDKYPHQLSGGQAQRVGVARALAADPEVLLMDEPFGAVDPLTREVLQNEMLRVHEQTRKTIVFVTHDMDEALKLASKVAILNQGRLVQYDRPIELLVDPADGFVSDFIGKADLGLKLLSRRWVDQYCRPPRLARDRAASRHSWEVDADGRPLALHGGRLSADGETRTAVNGEWIATPEMTMKEALSRMVWFRVMVLPVIDEAGKLIGEVTMEGVMGRQP; encoded by the coding sequence ATGATTGAACTGCAAGGCCTCACCAAGACCTACGCCGGCAAGAACGTCGTCGACGACATTTCGCTGCGCGTCGAGAGCGGTGAATTCGGCGTGCTGATCGGCCCGTCGGGCTGCGGCAAGTCGACCACCCTGCGCATGATCAATCAGTTGATACCGATGAGCCGCGGGCGGATCCTGCTCGGCGACGAAGATGTCAGTCGGCTCAAGCCGGAACAGCTGCGTCGGCGCATGGGTTACGCGATTCAGTCGATCGGGCTGTTCCCGCACTGGACGGTGGCCGAGAACATCGCCGTGGTGCCCAACCTGCTCAAATGGCCCCGGTCGCGCATCGATGCGCGCATCGACGAGTTGATGAACCTGTTCCATCTTGCGGCCGGCGAATACCGCGACAAGTATCCGCATCAATTGTCGGGCGGCCAGGCCCAGCGCGTCGGCGTGGCCCGCGCACTGGCCGCCGACCCCGAGGTGCTGCTGATGGACGAGCCGTTCGGCGCCGTCGATCCGCTGACCCGCGAGGTACTGCAAAACGAGATGCTGCGGGTCCACGAACAGACCCGCAAGACCATCGTCTTCGTCACCCACGACATGGACGAAGCGCTCAAGCTGGCTTCCAAGGTGGCGATCCTCAACCAGGGCCGGCTGGTGCAGTACGACCGACCCATCGAATTGCTGGTCGACCCCGCCGACGGCTTCGTCAGCGACTTCATCGGCAAGGCCGACCTGGGCCTGAAGCTGCTCTCGCGGCGCTGGGTCGACCAGTATTGCCGGCCGCCGCGCCTCGCGCGCGATCGCGCTGCGAGCCGGCACAGCTGGGAAGTCGATGCCGACGGACGCCCGCTGGCGCTGCACGGTGGCCGGCTCAGCGCAGACGGCGAGACGCGGACCGCGGTCAACGGCGAATGGATCGCCACGCCCGAGATGACCATGAAGGAAGCGCTGTCGCGCATGGTGTGGTTCAGGGTCATGGTACTGCCGGTGATCGACGAGGCCGGCAAGCTGATCGGCGAAGTGACCATGGAGGGCGTAATGGGGCGTCAGCCATGA